The sequence below is a genomic window from Xiphophorus maculatus strain JP 163 A chromosome 10, X_maculatus-5.0-male, whole genome shotgun sequence.
CAGAAATGCAATGGTTGGGCTAAAAGCTCCTGCATCTCAGAAATGCAGACATAAAAATCTGGCAGTATAAACACTTTACATTTCTATCATTGTTGCTGTACCTGAAAACAACTAATATTGgcaaaaccagagaaaaactgCTTCGTAGTTGTTGTTTCCTATATAGCGAGTTCCGTGTGAATTACGCAGGATGACgtgatttaataaaacattaaaatattttaaatctgaagGTATAATTACATTTACACAGCTGTACTCAAAATGTGCAGATGCAATAGAGACACTCCATTTTCTATTCTatagcaaaacacaaaaacaaaataatcacaaaagtGAGGGAGATTACATTGAGTAGTTAAAATAGAAGCATCAATTCTCTTTTATGAACTCAAACATTGACAAAGGAATTGTCTTTCCTGTGAAACAGACAACTAATAGTTTTGAGGTTTACTTCGCCTTTGTTTTGCATGAAGTTGACCAACTTCCAATGCCTGTGAATCGGTATTCCAGCCTAGGACAATTGGACTACATTCCCCAAGTCCTCtggatttcttgttttgttgatCTTGGCTTATATCTGATGTCTTCCCATGTGTTTTCTGTTAAGATCTGGAGATCTTGCTGGATAGGGACCAACATGAAGCTTACACACTGGTGGTTAGGGGTTTTTGTCTCAATCTCatttcaattacattttgtcttaagTGTTAGAAAACATGACCTCTTTAGGTATTTTTATGTATCCAAACTGATCCATGATCTCTGGTAGGAAATACATAGCGCTGACACAAGTATGAGAAACACCCTGaactaaaatactttgaagttagTGTTTGGGATCATCTGACAAACTGTGTACAGCCCATATCCAAAAAGAGCAACCACATTTTTGTCACTTCATAAAATGTTGCCTGATTTGTTCTCAGCGCAGTGTTCCATGTTAAATCGTTGACTCTTCGCCTCATTATGGTGTTTTCAGCAATGGGACTTTGCAGAACCCTTTTCTGAAATGCTTGGCTTCAAACAGCTCTTTTCTAACTGTAACCATCCTCAGAGGTAACGCTGGGCCATCTTTCACTATCCTGTAGCTGATTATTTACTGAGACTGTTCTTCAAAACATCAGGGTgatagatttttgtttaattccacATTTCGTTGATTTCGGTTTCCATTTTCAAAAACCATTTTAGACAACTACACAGAATGGATGACCTCACTCATTTAACTCCACActgctgttattttaaacacacCCCATGCTCGCCAAGTAGTCAGATTAAAATGTCCAGCTGTGTTCATGTGAGGCACATTATAAAGTCATATTACCGAGTATATCACAGGCATGCACAAGTCGGAGCTAACATCAAGACTCAACATGCAGCAAAGTggacataataaaaacattgcattcCAACAGTGTTCCACTCACCGTTTGGTGTGTAGGGTTGCAGCCGGCTGGATATGTGTTTATTCCTGTGAGCCCGAGCTTGTTTATAGGAAAGTGGCACATTAGGGTGCCCCATGTTACTCCGTCCTGCCGTCTCTGAAGTTCTGGTGATGAAACTTTCTCAGACTGACATATTGTGACTGTTTGTCTGAGTTTCCTTCTACCAATATCCCCTAGAGTAATTGCTTGTTGCTTTGAGGACATTCACAAGAACCTAAGCTTAACTTTTATCTCACAGGTACACTCCATCCATACTTTCTTCCAGCGTCTTTCAGCccaaatacttttatttttgttttgtgcctgCTCTGCCTCTTCCCTGTACGCTCCAGCTGGCTCTCTGTTCCCTGTCAGGATTAATACAGAGCAAATCCTCACTAAACCTGCGCTCTCATGCAGCCTCTGTGAGTGTGTGCACTGTTAAGGTATTAGCACTTGGCTGACTCTGCCGAGTTTATTCCTACTGCCCCACAATCTCACATAATGCCTTTCAGCTTCTAGAACATTTGAGCCAAAACACGGACAGACGGGGATCTGGCATGTTTTTCTACACAGGTGGATTGTTAGGTGGAACACTTCCAGATTAGTAGTCTTTAAACTGCTTGAATGTAATATCCCCGTGACCTCTTTCTCTAATTCATCATCACAAGACAGTTTCTAAAATTTTCTAATTCATATTTACTAACTGTTTTCATAAGAAGAACCATTCATTATGAGTTTAATGGGACATATTTCGCAACACTCAAgaatttttaaatctgcaacCTGCAGAGACGGATTGGTGGATAGAGGGTTGATGGATGATTGGATAACAGACAAACTAAATGACAGATGAGCAAATGGAAGGATTGCTAGAGGAAATAGTCAGAGGTATAGATCGATCTTTTACATAATGGGAtaggaaaaaaagttaaaatatttttccgCATTTATCTATACCTGGATAGAATAGTAAAAGTCCAAAGGTTCCCAATGTTCAAGCACAAGCTTAAACTAACTAAACTAAGCCCTTCTCTCAAATCTCACCaagttaagaataaaaaaacatggtaGCAAATAaagttcttcatttttattcaaagctGAAAAATGATATATAACACCACTGAGAAACTAATAATCtagataataaataaagatgtaGCGCAAACATATAAATCTTTTTATCTCTGGCAATTTTCAAGCCAGCACACATTCAGATGAGTTGTACTGAAATCATAacataaaagaacaattttacTCACTTAAAACTCACCAAAGAGAAAATAACTCACTTACATGTTCGACTTCTCTGAAATTGCCTTACTGGCTTTAAATAATATGTTACTATGTAAAAACAGTTAAACCCAAGACAACCAATCATACAACTATAGTAGGTTTTTCCAAATCCTACACTGCATGGTTTGAATCTTTGGATTATTTACAGAACTGTGAAAGAGtgagttcttcttcttctgtacACTCTTTATATACCTGAATAatcaaaaaaggaaatatgTGCTATTACAACCAGCTTTCCCAGAGTTTTGCACAATACCCAGAGGAAAAGACAGGTGAAGAATAAGAGTCACCAGCCCTGTTTTAACTAAgactaaacaaattaatttatatcCCAAACAAAAGTTTACTGGTTTAACTGGTCAAACAGCCAAAtaaggtgaaaaaaagaaataaaagcccTTGATTGGCTCTGACCAGTGATCAGCTGCTCAGATacaattccttttttattaaatgccaATTTTTTAATCTCTAAATGCATCAACTAACAGCATGGTAGTAAAACTCAGATAAAGGCCAATGCCTGAATGAATAAATAGGGATAAGAGGCAACTTGTTTAGTTTCTTTCAGATTCAAAACTTCTCTTTTAATAACCTTTGGActatttttagttatttcatAATCAGTGTTTAGTATGTACAGTTGTTGAATGGAAACAAATTAGGTGAATTAATACTAGTGAAAGTTCttatcccaaaaaaaaaaaaaaaatttaaataaataaatcagcagctCCAACCTCATAGGAAACCATACGTCAGTATTGGTCAGTAACAGCCTGAACATTGCTTCCCTACAAACATTCATACAATCAAAGTCTAAGAGGAAAATCTCATTAATGGTACACAAAGCCAATCAGTGGCTGGTTCAGCCACTTATTACCTTCTTTGACAAAGCTACTAAATACCTTGTTACTAATACACAGCTTTCCACTCATCTCTCATGAGATTAATTAATCATGTGACTTTCTACTAACATTTAATGCTGCTACACAGGTGCATCTGAAGAAGTTCAATGacaagttcatttatttcaggtGGATTTTAAGTACGTATTTACGTAAATATCCCAAACATTGTGGCTTTCAGGCAATGAAACTATAAAATTTAGTCTCTCAGAATTAGGTGAgcgaaaataaaaatgattttcaataCATGAAAGTTATGTTAAGGCCTACAAAATCATAGAGAAAAGGATCTCACTCGACGCTTGCATGGCAGACACAAAACAAAGCCTTTGAATTCTTGTTTTCCAAGGAAATGTTCTAattttccaacaaaaataattttggttttcaataatcatcaaaaataatagaaataaatgtttgaaatgcatCACTGCATGTAAGACTTTTACATAGGTGTCTATTTTTGAATGAAtatgatgaaataaattaactttccaGCAATTAATGACACACCTGTATATCTATGCTTTTCACTCAACCACTGCAAACCAATTAATCCTACTATATCAAAATCAATCTACTCTCCAGTGATTTTCAGATATTCTACTAATAAGAAGAAAATAGCCATGGAGAAAGTTGAGAATAATGGGAGTAATGTCTAGAAGCCTCAATATGTCATCTGGTTTTTGAAAAGAGTTTAAGTGTCTGAAAACAGTAAAAGATGCATCAGGGTGTGACTGAGCACTTGTTTTCTTCATTGGAGTTTAAGTGGTTTGGTCTAGCTGGTGTTTTGTCCTAGATTAGCTGTGTGAATTAGCGATTTTAGCAGGCGTCAAACAGTTCCAGCTGCATTCATACCACTAGAGACAGTTTCATAACCCACAGAGACCAGGGTGAGGACATTATTCTGAACATTATCCGGCTTGCTCTGCTCCGCGTGGGACACAACAGCTTCAGGGTTTCCTGACTCCATCCTTATCTTCTTCCTGTCTCTGGCTTGTCCCTTGCTTTTTAAAACGATCTTCCCCTGCTCCCTCATCCCCCCACAAATATTGCGAGATTTCTCGTTGTCGGACGAACGCAGTTTGCGTTGGCGCCTGCGAATGCGACGAGACGGCAGACCCGAGTCAACGGGGTCTGACGCCGCTGCACCAGACAGGATGCGGATCTGCTGATCGATTACCATGACGATCATGTCTAATGCAACGTCCAACATTCCAAGACCGAGGCCATGAGTGACGTTGTCAAATGCACCGCTGTTTACTGGGTccttgaaacattttctcatgtcCTCAAGATGGTTCCTGTGGGAAAGAGGCGAAGTGTTACACTGACATGACTCTCATAATCACACTAATTTTGATCAATCGTAAGCACATTCATACTTTGTTTCAATAATTTTGGACCAGTGTTGAACTGTGTTCATCTCAGGGATGAGTTGTTTAGCCATGTTACTGTAGTCAATGTAATCATGGGAAAAATCTTTCATATCTTCACACAGAGCTCTGGTGtcacctgaaaataaaacaacaaaaagttattttaacatccaacttgtcaaataaactttttcacgtgtcacattataaccacagACTTCAATCTCTATAACTGAAACATTATGTAGCGAATGCcaggtgtgcatttgtattcagctttCCTGGATCAACACAGAATAAAATCGTCTTTAGCTACAGAAACAGTTTCACGTATTTTGAAGCATGTCTCCACTAGCTTTTCACATCCAGAAACTGGAGTTTTTGCCCCTAAATCTTTGCAAAATTGCTCAAGCTCACTCAGACTGGACAGAAAGCATCTCTGAACACTTCTTTTTTGGATTTGCTACATATCCTTAGTTTGTATATGCTGCTCTTTATTAAAAGCACATCTGTCACCTTCAGTGAGCttggagaaggaggaggataCTGCGGTGGTTGTGCTGGGCATGAGGCCAAGGACATTCAGTGACTCCAGAAGTGTTTTCTTGCTGGCTGGGCCTCTGCTGACCCGAGTGTATGCTGCCAGAGACCGCAGGGACATCTTCTCTGGGGCCTGCAGGCGTCTTTTAATTTCATCATATGAGATGAGATATTTTCCTGAGAATGAAGTCAGACAGATTGAGACAAATCAGCACAGCAGGGCTGGGAATTTGAAAACCGAATTTATGCAAACTGCATACATAAATCCTGAATAAACTAGGCAAAGAGAAGGAAGACCAAAACTTTCACTGATGGTCACTTACGAGCTTTGGATCCTTTCATGTTGGGATCCAGGAGAGAAGACACTTCTGCAAAGGGCATCTCGGTATTAGACTCAGAGTTTGTGCTTGAGTTTGCTGACACCTCCTGGTGTTGGGGGACCTCTTCCCCATGGTGCTGGGTAGTAGCCTGCATTTGTGGCTGAACATGAGGCTGAGTGCTGTGCATTTCCAAATGGTTCTGATCTAACTGAGCCTGACCTTGTGCCTGCTGAGGGAGGACTAATGGATTTTCAGATAAACTTTGCATGCCCATGCCACTTTGAGATATGTTGCTGCCCTGCTCTGGGGATACCTGAAAGATGCTCATAACTGGCTTTACAACTGTGAAAACCATGTTTGCTTGGGGATCCAGACCCACCATCCTGGAAGCAGGGtccatattttcacaaaaaatcagTCTTTTCAAGCAGAAGGAGTAAAATAAGAGGGTATAAGTACTAGCTCAGGTTTATCTTGAAGTCCTGGATACATAATCTTACTACAGTTTTAATATTGATAGCaatagctaaaagaaaaaaagggggaacagttctttttgtttttatcaagaaAATACCTCTCATTTACAATacgtattatttttattgatactTGGAACTACTCCTGACATCACAGCAGAAGATTTattctgaaagagaaaataaaacctgattaGAGACTGTTTTTTATCTGGACTCAGGAGTGGATTGAACTGATAATCATTGTGCAAATCTGaagcaaaatgtttagataaaaataatgaCCGGAAAAAGCACTGAGCATATTACATctttctaccagctttgcacatttttccCAATTGTTCTTTGTACAATAGCTCATGCTCAGTGTAACAGGATGTAAACATCCCTTTCCACAGATATGTATTGATTTATAACGTAATAGtgttttaaacttcttcacaacAATATTTGTAAATGCATTAACCTGGTATACATTGTAGTTTGCTAATCAAAAAAGATTGCAACAAGTTTTGATGTGATAAATAAGGAAATATCTGTCTCAAAATGGGAAAACCTTACAAATCCACCTAATTTATATTAAGATATACTTAATAACTTAGTTAAATTAGTTTGTGGcaatttctctatttttttttctctcattagtACATGTGAAACTACAGAGCAACAGGCGAAGCGTCACGACAAATAAAGAGGAAAGTGCAAAAATCAGTGCATGCCGATTATATTAGAGCTGAGCTCCTCAATGAACCGACCGaacaaaaactgtatttttgggCTTAAGAATGAAATTCTCTACAAatgtttacagatttttttttaacgtgggttaaacttaaaaataacaaactatTAAAATCCATAGAAACGTATAATTTCGCGTTTAAAGGTAGCCTAATTGTTTTATGTGACCGTTTAAGccacaatttaatgttttagcCGTGCTAACTAACTGTAAGCTAACCACTCCGCAAATGTGAATAAAACCGCCGCATCCAATGTTCCAAACAGCCATCATGGCTGCCAGCCGCTACTGTTGCTGTTTTCGTCTGTTTCGGTCGCTGTCAAAGGAAAATGACCTAAATCGGCAGAGAAAAACTACTGTCCGTGTTGACTTCCAGATACCCAGGCATCCCAATTTAAGTTGTGACTGATGACGACGGCGCTACTCACCGAACTAGcgtctgtttttttccctaagAGGCCACTGATCCTAGAACGGTCCGAGTTGAAGTCAGCgacattttctcttcttctccacTGTTGCTTCAGCGGGTTGCAAATCAGCCATACGTGCACCATCATGCGAGACGGGAATCTAAGCTCTGATTGGTCAACTGACCTATCGATCAAGCTGTAAGCGTTTTTTATTGGACAAGACTAACGTTGGTAGATAAATGCACTTTTAGacaaacatgcaatattttggagtaattttgaGAACTAAATCTGCCTTtctcattttttataaaacctatcagtcttaaaaaaaaaatgaaaatgtgttataGGCTAATATTGCTTTCAATTTCATTTcgtgtgtgtattttgtttctgttgttacAGGGATGCATATTTCCAATAACATACCAAATGAGGCATCAAACGGAAATTTCTTAAGTTAAAATACATCGGTGCAAAAGCCTTAAAATTAAATGCTTTTCCTCTAAAAATGCCACTCCGCCATCTAGTGGACATGTTAGAACATGGCAGTGAGATATACAAGTTGACACAATTTCATTCTTATTCTTCTGAAATGTGACCAGAAGAATCTGCCTATGTTTAACTGAGCAAAGACTTACAAAGCTGTGACATAATCATCTCGTCTTCCCAAATTCTTAAATGTCAAAACTCACATTTCCATCATTCctataaaatatcaaataagcCAAGAGGCAGTAGATCAAAAGTACACAATTCAGTCAATTTTATTTaggtacaaataaaaaaatgtacaaaaaaaaagaatagaaaggAACACATATGAAAACTGTCAATATCGTAAAAGAAAAAGGCATTTGTTGAACAGTTAATTAAAAGCTGAATCAACtaatctggaaaacaaaacatcttgtGATGCCAGGGTATGCATTTATACAAACATGATATGCAATAAggaaatatttggtttaaaagGCAGAGACCTCAGGTGTGGGGAAAGGATATAGAATccacaaaatacacacatttagtttttctccACAAATATCAGGGCTTCAGTCtgacaagaacaaaaaatgatgAATACATTTTACCAGTAGAGCATAGCTCAGTGTAGTAGAACACTGACATTGGGATGCATGTGAGAATTTTCTCTGCATTGTTTTGATACATGAAGTCAGACTGTATTTACATCCTTAAGCTGAGCTTAGAGTGTCttagatttgttgttttgtttaaggTTTTCATAACAAAGACCgaaaatacatacacacacacatatataaacagaaacagtcACAACAAACAGCTGAGTTGCGTTCACAGTGAGCTTCACATCTTCGCAACTTCACCAAAACACAAGATATTCAGTACGGCGGCGGACTAAAGTGAAGACACTGCACAGGACAGAATGGGCACTGTAAATGTACAAATCTGTGGTGTCTTCAGGTAAGTGGATCTTAGAGTGGCCTCATACATGGTGCAAGTAAAAGACAGCACCTGTGTTAAGACAGCCAGCCTTCGTCTGCTTACTGCTTGTCCTTTTCTGTCGTAGTTTTTCATCTAGTCCCTAACTCTGAGTTTCAGGCTCAGCTGGTGTGGCTGTGAGTGCTAGTGTTGGGCTCAGTGTCTGCGAGTGCGCTGGGCCCCGGTGCCTGTGGTGGTGACATAGAGAAGAGGGTGGGGCTGCCGGAGCTGGGGTCCTCTCTTCAGGTTATTAATGCTTGCTGTGGAGGACTCAGCAATTGTTCCTATGGagacaaattaataaaataaagagattgAACCATAAAGAATGTCACTTTCTATCCACTAACAAAGATAACTGCTCACCTGTATGTGTGTGATTGCTGTGGTGAGGCCTGACTTTGGCGATAGGAGGGACCCCTCTGTAATGTGGACGCACCATAGGGGCCTGGGGTTGGCCGTTAATATGAAGATGAGGGTCCGATGTGCTGTCCAGAGGCCGAAACCTCTGAGCTTTGATGGCTTTGGTCTGAGGCAGCTGCATGAGAGAGAAGTGAGGAATTGTTAGGACTGAAGCAACAAATTAGATACCAGAGCATCGATGGTTCTCAGCCAAACAAACTGCCATGTGACAAGAACTGTCAAAGCTGATGTAGAAGTGATGACAAAGGTGGACATAGCATCTTTGTCTATAAccttcaaaatatttaacacctcacaacatttaataacaaattaaaatgacttaCTGCTTGACCAGTGACCTCAAAAGATCTTGAGCGTCTTTTCTTGCGACGGGCCTCAAAGTCCACCTCGCGAGGTGTTTGGTTCTTGTTGGTAGCATGGTGGTTGCGAGGACGTGTCCAGGTCACATGCAGGCCTGGTCCCTCCCCTGTGCTGCTGGACAAGTTATCATCAGAGGTGGCGTGTCTCAGTTCAGGGCTTGGCTGCCTGCCGCGCCGCAAGGGTAGACCTCTAGGGGGCCCCTCGATTAAAGAGAGgttgcttttctgctttttgtggtCTAGGGGAGAGGGGGCAGCAGGTAACCGAAGGACATCCACCTCCAGGGCTTTGGAACGTCGACGGGCTGCTTTTACCACAATGTTCTGAACCCCTTTAAGGATCTGCTGCCGTTCTGTGCAGACAtggtaaaagaaatattttaggtGAGGGATAAAAGTAAAGGAATGATTCATATAAAATATCTTCTGCTTGGCTTTGGtttaagatataaaatataatttgtgcCCGGGAGGCTATTTTCTGCATCTTAGCAAAGGAATTACCAAACCCTGAGGACATAGTGATGCATTAACCTGTCTCTTGGTTGGATGATTGCACTGCACTGTTTCataatttgtcacattacaacaatATACCTTAGATTTTATGATACAGCAACACAAAGAAATCCATAAATGGCGAGAAGAAGAATCACCACAGCCTCACCATGTTTTTATGGTGTCTTCAGGGTGTTAGTTTTCCGTCATCCATACCGTTTAATATCCAagacaaaatgtgttattttggtGACCAGAGAACTTCCTTTCATATGTTTAATGGAAGCTTTCTTCTAATCAATTTTGTTAAATCCCCAACTACTAGCTACCTAATGTAttaatatttgaagtttttctCCTGCCCATCCCTGAAATTGTTTCTAggtctttatgatgctgtttgtccTCTAATGTTCTCTAccaaacctctgaggtcttcCCAAAACAGCTAGATTCAAACcaagattaaaataaagaaaagtagaCTCTTGTCCATTTGTTAATTTCTGAAGGCAGATGGTTAAGTAGGTTTGTGTTGCATTCACAATCTTCACCTTCTATTTATATGTTGTGCATGTGATGTGAAGACATTTGCTTGCTGTTTGGGACACTAAAATAAATGACGTGACTCATGTAGCTAATTTGTCTCCCCACGCTGTTATCTAAGAACAGAACAGCTGGAC
It includes:
- the LOC102238095 gene encoding uncharacterized protein LOC102238095 isoform X1, with product MDPASRMVGLDPQANMVFTVVKPVMSIFQVSPEQGSNISQSGMGMQSLSENPLVLPQQAQGQAQLDQNHLEMHSTQPHVQPQMQATTQHHGEEVPQHQEVSANSSTNSESNTEMPFAEVSSLLDPNMKGSKARKYLISYDEIKRRLQAPEKMSLRSLAAYTRVSRGPASKKTLLESLNVLGLMPSTTTAVSSSFSKLTEGDTRALCEDMKDFSHDYIDYSNMAKQLIPEMNTVQHWSKIIETKNHLEDMRKCFKDPVNSGAFDNVTHGLGLGMLDVALDMIVMVIDQQIRILSGAAASDPVDSGLPSRRIRRRQRKLRSSDNEKSRNICGGMREQGKIVLKSKGQARDRKKIRMESGNPEAVVSHAEQSKPDNVQNNVLTLVSVGYETVSSGMNAAGTV
- the LOC102238095 gene encoding uncharacterized protein LOC102238095 isoform X2, yielding MKGSKARKYLISYDEIKRRLQAPEKMSLRSLAAYTRVSRGPASKKTLLESLNVLGLMPSTTTAVSSSFSKLTEGDTRALCEDMKDFSHDYIDYSNMAKQLIPEMNTVQHWSKIIETKNHLEDMRKCFKDPVNSGAFDNVTHGLGLGMLDVALDMIVMVIDQQIRILSGAAASDPVDSGLPSRRIRRRQRKLRSSDNEKSRNICGGMREQGKIVLKSKGQARDRKKIRMESGNPEAVVSHAEQSKPDNVQNNVLTLVSVGYETVSSGMNAAGTV